GGGCCTGAAAGAGCGCGCGCCGGAAATTGCCGAGACCGTCTGCCGGGAAGTGGGCATGCCCATCAAACTGGCCACGCCGATCCAGGCCGGCATGCCGGCTGCAGTGACCAAGAGCTACCTGAAACTGCTGCCCGACTACCCGTTTACCGAACAGTCCGGCAACTCCGAGGTGCAGTACACCCCGGTGGGTGTGGTTGGCTGCATTACCCCCTGGAACTACCCGCTGCACCAGGTGATCCTGAAAATCGTCCCGGCGATTGCCGCCGGTTGCACCGTAGTGCTCAAGCCTTCCGAGATCGCTCCCCAGACGGCGTTTATCCTCGCCGAGATCCTCGATGGCACCGACTTGCCCAAGGGCGTCTTCAACATGGTGTGCGGCTATGGCCACACCGCGGGCGATACCCTGATCAAACACCCGGATGTGCGCATGGTGTCCTTCACTGGTTCCACACGCACCGGCAACCTGATTGCCCATGCCGCTGCCGATGACTTCAAGCGTTATGCCCTGGAAATGGGTGGTAAATCGGCCTCTGTGATCCTCCCGGACGCGGACCTCGCGGCAGCCGTCAAAGGCACCATCAACAACTGCCTGCTGAATTCCGGTCAGACCTGCACCGCACTCACCCGCATGCTGGTTCCGGCCGACAAGCACGACGAGGCCTGCGAACTGGCCGCCGCGGCTGTGGCCAAAATGACGCCGGGTAATCCGCTGGAAGAAACCACCCGCTTGGGCCCGCTGTCCTCTGCCCAGCAGCGTGACAAGGTGATCGATTACATCAAGCTGGGTATCGAGGAGGGCGCCAAGCTGGTCGCCGGTGGCCCGGAAGCGCCCGAGGGATGCGAGAAAGGTTACTTCGTCAAGGCGACCGTCTTTGGTAACGTCAAGCCGGACAGCCGCATCGCCCAGGAGGAAATCTTCGGGCCGGTGCTGTGCGTTATTCCCTACAACGATGAAGCCGAAGCGGTGAAAATTGCCAACGGCACCCAGTACGGGCTGTCCGGTGCAGTCTGGTCCGGAGACGACGCCAAGGCCAAGAAAATCGCCAGCAAGCTGCGCACTGGTCAGGTATTCGTCAATGGTGGCGCGTTCAACCCGGTGGCACCGTTCGGCGGCTTCGGTCACTCCGGTATCGGCCGCGAATTCGGCAAGTGGGGTCTGGAGGAGTTTCTGGAAGTTCGCTCGCTTCAGCTTTAAACGCTAAGTGCCTGGCCTGCTGAGATGCGGGCTGGGCCCGAGGTGGGGTACCTTTTCTTCTGGGAAAAACAACTCGCTGCGCTCAGACTTTTTTCCCGCCAGAAAAGGTACCCCACCCCGGACCTGAGCGAGTTCTGAGTGATCCGCTCTATGCTTTTCCTCCCAGTAGAATCCGCACAGCCGTGCAGGCATCCTCCAGTTCTGCCTCCCTGGGTTCCCGCCCGGCGATTATGTCGCTGTACAGGCAGGACTCCGCCAATCGGATCATGAAGTAGGACAAACTGAAAATGTTCATCGGCGGCTTAATATGTCCGGCCGCAACTTGGTCTTTCAACATGCGCGTGTTGGTCTCCACTGTGCGCGTGTGCAGGATCGACTGAGATGAGGTGAGGATCTTGAGGGCGTATTCCGGGTCCTGGTTGATGAAGCGACGCAGGGGTTCAAAGTTGAGGATGGTGGAATTAGTGCGCCGGTACACTCCGACGATGTAATCCACGCCTACGCCGGGGGTTTCTGCCATGGCCTGGCGCCAGAGGGGTTCATAGAGGGACCAGAGAATCTCGCCGATTAGCAGATCCTTGTTGCCTACCCAGCGAAACAGGGTGGCCCGGCCAATTCCGAGCTCATCAGCCAGCGGCGCCAGGTGAATGCGTTCACCCTTGAGCCACATGCGACGTGCCCGCTTGAACGCCTCGGCCGGTGTTGCCCTGGTTACGGTTTTGTCTGCCACTGAAACCTCATGCCCGAATTTGGATTCATTTTAACGGCTAAACCCGGAGCCGGCTATGTGGGCGGTTTCCAAAGGTCGTGATGGTTTTGTGAACTTTTCCGCCTACACTCTGCTCTGAACGCAACGAACGATACAGGGAAGGCAGTGAGCCCCTTACGATGACACGAACGGTACTGATTATCGAAGACAATCCCGGCATCGGTGAGCTGGTGCGTATGCAGGTGTCGGATCTGGGTATGAAGGCGGTTCTGATGGACCGGGGTGATACCGGTCTGGAGCGGTTCCGTGAGGGTGGCATCGATCTGGTGATCCTGGATTTGATGCTGCCCGGCCTGGATGGTCTCGCCGTGTGCCGGGAGATTCGTGCCTGCCCGGGCTATGTGCCTGTTCTGATGCTGACGGCAAAAAGCACGGAACTGGATCGGGTTCTGGGCCTGGAAATGGGCGCGGACGATTACCTGACGAAACCTTTCAGCGTGGCGGAGCTGGCAGCCCGCATCAAAGCGCTTTTCCGACGGGTGGACGCACTCTCTCAGGGCTCGTCCGCAAGCAAGGAAGTTGAAGAGATTCAGGTGGATGGGCTAAAAATCGACCCGGTTCGCCGGCGGGTCTTTGTCGATGAGAAGGAGGTGGACCTGACCGCCCGCGAGTTCGACCTGCTCTGGCACTTTGCCTCCCATCGGGGCCGGGTTTTCAGCCGGGCCCAGTTGCTTGATGCCGTCTGGGGCTACAACCATGAGGGCTACGAGCACACCGTGAACACCCATATCAACCGCCTTCGCAACAAGATTGAAGCCGACCCCGCCGAGCCCCGATATGTCCAGACGGTCTGGGGCGTTGGCTATCGGTTCATGGATTGATCATGGCCCTGTCTGTCTTCAGAACCCTCTATGCCCGGCTGGCGATTGGTCTGTTCCTGTTGTTGCTGGTGGTAGGAGGCCTCTTCACCTTTCTGAGCCTGTCTTCGGTGCGGGAATACTCGGCCGCGGTGAACCAGCAACTGAACCGGGATCTTGCCCGTAATCTGGTGTCGGACCGCAACCTGGTCACCGACGGCGAGCTCAATCGGGACGCCCTGAAGCAGCTGTTCGAGCTGTACATGACGATCAATCCGAGCATCGAGATCTATCTGCTGGATACCGACGGCAACATCCTCTCCTACTCTGCGGATCCGGCCAAGATCAAGCGCAACCGCGTGTCCCTGCAACCAATCCGGACCCTGATCGAAAACCCTAACGCCTATCCACTTCCCGGTGATGACCCGCGCAGCCACGACCGGCGAAAGGTCTTTTCGGTAACGCCCGTTCCATCGGCTGAAAACCTGTCAGGCTACCTCTATGTGGTTCTGCGGGGCGAGGAATACGATCTGGCCGAGAGCATGGTGCACAGTAACCGCCTCCTGCAGATGGGCGCAGGCGCGCTGGCGGTGAGCCTGTTCGTCGGTTTGCTGGCCGGCCTGGTGTTTTTCCGGCTGCTGACGCGTCGGCTGTCTCGGTTGACCGAAAGGGTAGAATCCTTCGAGCGGGAAATGTCTCCAGAGAGCACGTCTGCGGTTGCTGGCAAGGGCGATGACATTGATTACCTGGCCGCCCGGTTTGATCAGATGGCGCAGCGGATTGTTGCCCAGCTGGATCTACTGAAGCACAAGGATGCCCAGCGCCGCCAACTGGTTGCCCAGGTCTCCCATGATTTGCGAACGCCCCTGGCGTCCATTCAGGGTTATATCGAAGCCTTGAGGCTGAAACAGGGCACGCTTGGCGCCGATGAGCGTGCCCGGTTCCTGGATGTGGCCCTGGCCGAGAGTCACAGGCTCGGTCGCCTGGTGGAGGAACTGTTCGAGCTTGCGGCGTTGGATGCCCGGGAAAAGCAGCCGAAGACGGAACCGTTTGTGGTTGCCGAACTCCTGCATGATGTGGTGCAGAAACATCAGCCTGAGGCGGAGCGCGCGGGTGTTGAACTCTCGATTGTCTCCGTGGCGCCGGTCCAGGTGCTGGCGGACATTGCCATGACCGAGCGAGTGTTGGATAACCTGATCAGCAACGCCATCAGCCATTCGCCAAAGAACTCGGCGATTACGCTGGGCGTTGTCGAAGGGGAGGGCGGTGCCGCGATCACTGTCGCGGACGCCGGACCCGGCATCAATGATGAGGACCTGGAACACATCTTCGAACCTTTCTATCAGGCTACTGGTGCTTCCCGAACAGGACATGCCGGTCTTGGCCTGGCCATCGCCCAGAGAATGGTGTCACTGCAGCAGGGAAAACTCTCTGTTCGCAACGCCGGTGGGGCCGTGTTCACGGTCTGGCTCCCCCTGGCCGCCGAAAAATCCACAACGTTATGAATTCGTAACACCTGATGAACGTTTTCGTGAATCCGCGACCTTACGCTTTAGGAATGGAATCACGTAAAGGAGAAGTCTGATGAAACGCAAAATTGTGGGTATATTTTCGGCACTGGCGCTGGTCTCTGTCGCCGGGTTGCTCACCACCAACGCGGTTGCCGAAAAGTCGGAGTCGCAGATGAGCAAGTATGCACCGGATCAGCCAGGCCTGGCGGTGGCAACTTTCGCTGGTGGCTGTTTCTGGTGTGTCGAAGCCGGGTACGAAAAACGGGTGCCGGGCGTGGTGGAAGCTGTCTCCGGCTATGCCGGCGGGGAAGAGGCAAATCCTTCCTACAAGCAGGTAGCCTCGGGTCAGACTGGCCACACCGAAGCGGTACAGGTCTATTACGACCCGAACGAAATGACCTACGAGGGGCTGTTGCAAGCGCTCTGGCGGATGATGGACCCGACCGATAATCAGGGCCAGTTCGTGGACCGAGGCCAGCAGTACCGGCCCGCTATTTTCTACCATAACGCCGCGCAGAAGCGCCTGGCCGAGGAAGCCGTTGCAGAGTTGGAGGCTTCCGGCGTCTACGAGAAGCCCGTGGTGATTGAAATCGTGCCATTTGAGAAGTTCTATGAGGCCGAGGAATACCACCAGGATTACTACGACAAGAACCCGGTGCGCTACAACTTCTACACCTTCAACTCTGGCCGCTACCAGTTTATCGAGAAGGTGTATGGCGAAGACTACGAGCTTGATTACACCCGTTTCCAGGAGAACGCCACGGTGGATGCCAGTGACAACCTGGTGGGCAGTGACAGCGGCAATAAACAATCCGGCCAGATGGGCAGTGGCTTTGACCAGGAAAGCTTTGAAAAGCCGAGCCAGGAGGCGCTGAAACAGCGCCTGACCGATATGCAGTACGAGGTTACCCAGGAAGACGGCACCGAGCCTGCGTTCAATAACAAGTACTGGGACAACAAGAAGCCAGGGCTTTACGTGGATATTGTCTCGGGCGAACCCCTGTTCTCATCCCGCGACAAGTACAAATCCGGCACCGGCTGGCCCAGCTTTACCCGGCCAATCACCCCTGATGCTGTAGTGGAACGTGAAGACAATTCGTTCTTCATGACCCGCACGGAAATCCGCAGCGTTCACGCGGACTCCCATCTTGGACACGTGTTCAATGATGGCCCCGCGCCAACTGGACTGCGCTACTGCATGAACTCCGCGGCGATGGACTTTATCCCGCTGGAGCAGATGGCAGAGGCCGGCTATGGCAAGTGGATTGACGACGTCAAACCGGCATCATAGCCAGAGATCTCCGATGCGGGTCTCCCGGCTGAAATGGTGCAATACCTGTGCTTGCAGCAATTCGGCGGTGGCAACCGCATCAATCAGGGCGTTATGGGCGGCATAATGGGGCAGCCCATAACGCAGCCGGCTGTCAGCCAGTCGAATGGACACGGGTTTTTTCCCCAGCAATCGTTGCCAGCGTGACGGATTACGGTCCGGGTGCAGATGCGCCTCGATAGCCATGGTATCGATCAACGGAAACCGGATGCCTTCCCCCAGTCGCCATTGCAGTGCGACGTCAAAGAACGATCTCTCGATGTTGCGGTAGTGGACCACGGGAATACGACCGTTCAGGCAGGCAAACAGGTCCTTCAGGATATCTTTCATATCGGGTGCCTGGTCGATATCACTGTGGGTAATGCCGTGAATCGTGATTGAGGTCTGGTGCAACGGAAGCTTGGGCCGCACGATCCAGTGGCGGGCCTTTCCCAACTGGATGCCATCGAGGGTGAACGGCACCAGGCCGATACTGACAATCGAATGTTGACTGGCGTCCAGGCCGGTCGTCTCGAAATCGAGCGCGACAAAAGGCACGTCGGACATGGGCGTCTCCGGCGACACACATCCGCTTTCGTAAAAGGCTTTCAGAATCGGTGACTTGCTTTGCTCAGCCAGGGCTTCGAACTGCTCGGGCCATGGCAGGCGTGTAACAGAATTCCCGGCCTGCTCCTCACTAGACATTACGAGCCACCGTGGCGTGATACCGGAATTTCAGGAACTTCTGGGCACCGCTGACCACCTGGAAGGCGTCTTTCAGGTGGCTGCGCTCAAACGGTGAAAGGTCCTCGGGCCGAACGTTGTTGTCCGGCTGTCGGTCCGCCTCGATGGCCAGGGCCTGGTGCCGAATACGCACAATGGAGATGAACTCCAGAGCGTCCCGAAGGTTGCCCAGATCGTCCTCCAGCAGCAGCTTGGTGTTGCCGATGGCTTTCAGACGCTCGAACGAGTTCTGTGCGCGGGAGCCGCAGGCCAGGGCGTGAACCCGGATCAGGTCTGACAGGGGCGCCGTACCCCGACGTTTCAGGTTGAAGGTCTTCTGGTGCTTGCCATCTTCTTCCAGCACGAAAGTCCGGAAAAAGCCGATCGGGGGCGTGCGGTTCAGGGCATTGCGGGCCAGCATTGCCAGGAACCGCTGGCTGTTGCTGGCCTTTTCGGCCACCAGAGTTTTCAGTTGTTCGGCAAAGTCGGTTTCCCCGTAGATACCGTCCAGATCAAAGAAGATGTTGCTGTTTAACAAGGCTTCGGCCTTGGGGTTATCAATCCAGTCGGTGAAGTAGTCCTTCCAGACCCGCAGTGGCTGCCGCCATTTCTGGTTGGTGGCCATGATGTCGCCGGTGCAGTAGGTGTAGCCGCACTCCGCAAGGCCATCGCTGACAAATTTCGCCAGTGCCAGGAAGTACTCATCGTGCTCTTCCGGCACGAAGCTGTCGTCCAGAATCATGGCGTTATCCTGGTCGGTAACAACCAGCTGTTCGTCCCGCGCCATGGACCCCAGCGCCATAAAACAATAGGGCACGGGTGGCGGCCCGAGTTTCTCCTCGCCCAGGGCCAGCAGGCGCTGGGTAAAGCTGCGCCCGATCCCGGCCATGGCACTGCCAATCATGTGGGAGTTGGCGTCTTCGTTCACCATGCGTACAAAGCTGTCCCGCACATCCAGACTGATTTTCTTCAGGCCCTTCACATCCTGCTGGTGGTAGATGTTGCTGACCAGGTAAAGGCTGCTCTGGCTCTCGTACTTCACGATGTCAGACAGCGCAATGACGCCGCGAACCTCATCACCATCCATCACCGGCAGGTGGTGCACATTGTTGTGCAGCATGGTGAGCATGGCCTCGAAGATGAATATGTTCGAACGGATGGTGATCAGATCCTCCGACATGATCTCGCTGATAGGCGTTTCGGAGGCTAATGCCTCGCTGAGGGCCCGGGTGCGCAGGTCGCGGTCGGTGATGATGCCCTTGAGCAAGGGCTTGTCGCCCTCCTCGTCCATCAGCAGCAGTGCCGAGACGCCGTGCTCGGTCATAATCCGCGCTGCTTCCTGCAGTCGGACGGTGTGGGGGGCGGACACCGGCTCCCGGGAAATCAGCCGGGTGACCTTGGAGGTCATGAGCTGGTTGGATTTTTCCCGCCGGGATACAGCGGAGCGCAGGCGGCTTCGGTCCTCAATCTCAACGAAATCGGCAAAGTTGTCGTCGTTTTCCCAGAGGTACTGGAACGTATCGTAAGGAATCTTGTACAGCAGAACGTCTTCGAGGGCTTTGGCGGGAAAGCGAACTTTCCGGTTCATCAGCAGGCCAAACTGGCCGAAGACTTCACCCTCGCTGATCCGGTTGTAGAGTTCTCCGGTGCGCCGATAGATCTCTACTGCACCACTGCGTACGTAGAACAGCCAGCTGCTGGGATCACCCAGTTCCAGAATCTGGCTCCCGGCCTTGAAGTAAACAACCTCTATGTCGCCAACCACCCGGTCGAGCAGTTCCTCGGTCATCTCGTCGAACGGCGGGTATTGAGCCATGTGATTGCGGATGTCGACCAGCTCGGCCTGCATAAAACTCCCTGTTCTGGCGAAGAAAAAGTGATTGTCAGTCAAGGAATATAGCAGTGGCAGAAGCCTGCGACCATGTCGACCTTTGATGGATTTCATTGACCGGTTACCCCGGTGTTGCTAGCCTTGCCACACTTTTTTCAGGTGTCCGTCGCAAAGCGCGACGGATGAAACGGGAAATCGGTGAGCCTGGCACAGCCAGTGCAAGTCCGATGCTGCCCCCGCAACGGTAAGCAGGACAACGGCAATCTATGCGCCACTGTGTCGCCACGACATGGGAAGGTGATTGCCCGGGAACCCCAGGTTCCGCCTGCCAGCCCGGAGACCGGCCTGGAAAAACACCCGATGTTGCGGTGGGCAACCTGGGTGGGTGATATGCCGGTTCCGCTTTTCTGTTGCCAGTCTACCGCCTGCCCCTACTCCCTGTTCCGCAACGAAAACCAGATTTCCGTGCGGGTGCGCGCGGAGTGCGGAGCAAGCTCTATGTTCAGAATTCAATGCCCTGTTTTGTTGGCCGGCGTTTCCCTGGCCGCCCTGCCTCTGGCCGTTTCGGCCCAGTCTTCTCCAGAATCCGATGCCCTGGATCCGATCGTGGTTACCGCGACACTGGGCCCCAAGACCGTTGGCGAGAGCCTGTCTTCAGTGACGGTCATCGAGAAAGAGGATATTGATCGGCAACAGCCCGCGGAATTCCGCGACCTGTTGCGCGCCCAGCCGGGGATCAACGTGGTATCGGACGGCAGCTACGGCAAGACTACCAGCGTATTCCTGCGTGGCGCGGGCAGCTCGGGTACCGTGCTGCTTCTCGATGGTATCCGCCTGCGCTCTGCCTCCGCGGGTATCCCACCCTGGCAGTTTTTGCCTCCCGAATTGATGGAGCGGGTTGAGCTGGTGCGGGGCGCGAAGAGCTCCCTCTATGGTGCCGATGCGGTCGGTGGCGTCATCCAGGCGTTCACCCTGGAACCGGAGGCCGGGCGCCAGGGTTGGGGCGAGCTGAAAGGCGGTTCCCATGAAACCCGTGAGGTAACGGCCGGAATGGCTGGCCGGGAAGGCCGTTCGTCGTTCCTGGCCGGTGGCGTTTATTCGGATACCGATGGCACGAACTTGCGTGCTGGCGGCGAAGACAAAGGATTCCGGAACGCTGGGGGCCTGGCCAAATTGAGCCACAGCTTCGACCAGGGCGGCGGCGCAGGGCTGACGGTGTTCCAGTCTGAAGGTAATACCGAGTTTGAAGGCGGTGATACCGATTTCCTGATCCGTGCCATGGGGCTGCATCTGGAAGCGGTTGCCAGTGACTACTGGCGCACACGGATCCAGTTCTCGGAAGCCCGCGACGAACAGGATACCTTCGGAGCCAATCCCAGCACGTTCGACACCCTGTCTCGCTCCGCGCGCTGGGAAAACACCCTGACGGCCGGTGTTCATGAGCTGGTTCTGGGTACGGAGGTCATGCTTGACGAAGTCGATGGCACCAGCAACTTCACAGAGGACAGTCGGACCAACAGCGCGGTTTTCGGTCAGGGCCGTTTGAACTTTGATGCCACCGATCTGATGCTCAGTCTGCGTCTGGATGACAACGAGGCCTATGGCAAAGAGGAGACTGGCGGTGTGGCCTTTGGTCACCAGCTGGACCGCGCCCATCGCTTTCGCCTCAGCTATGCGACATCGTTCCGGGCACCCACCTTTAATGACCTTTACCTGACGGTGCCGTTCTACACCGGTAATCCTGAGCTCGATGCGGAAGAGGGGCAGATGGTCGAAGCCGGTTTCTCCGGGCGATATGACCAGTGGTACTGGGACATTGCGCTTTATCAGAACGACGTGAAAGACCTGATTACCTACGTGTCGGACCCGGTGACCTTTGAGGGCACCATGGAAAACGTCGAGACGGCAAGAATCCGTGGCGTTGAGGTTTCTTCCGGTATCGAGACGGCTGACTGGAATCTGGCGGCAGCAGTAACCTACGCGGATACCGAGAACCGCGATACCGGCGCCCGTTTACCACGCCGCGCGGAAAAGAACCTGCGTCTGGATATCGATCGCCTGTTCTCACAGTGGTCTGTGGGCGCCAGCTTTATTGCTGAGAGTGACCGCTACAATGATGCGGAAAATACCAGTCTGCTACCGGGCTATGGCACGGTAGACCTGAGAGCGGCCTGGAACTTCCAGCCTGGCTGGTCGGCCTCGTTCAAGGTTGATAACGTGCTGGATCGTCGCTATGCCACCAGCATCGGGTATGACAGTGCGACCTTCGCGCCCTTTGATTATCTGGCCGCCGGACGAACCTTCATGGCCTCGGTGCGCTATGATTTCCAGCAGTAAATTCATTGATCTGAGAGGCTTCCGCCCTCTATGAGGCACCTCTGGCTCGCTGCACTGTGTGTACTGTCTCTGCTTGCGCCCTCGTTGGCGCAGGCCGAGGGACCCTGCGCACGCGATGCACTGAACCAGAAGGTATGCCTGGCCGAGCCAGCGCAGCGTATTGTTTCTCTGTCACCGGGCGCCACGGAGCTGCTGTTCTCCGCCGGTGCCGGCGAAAAGGTCGTGGCGGCGAGTGCCTGGAGCGACTACCCGCCAGAGGCGGAGAACTTATCGCAGGTGGGTGACAGCAATCGTCTGGACCTCGAAGCGATCGTTTCGATGGCACCGGATCTGGTGGTGGCCTGGGTGGATGGCAATTCCCGCAGCCAGCTGGCACGGCTTTCGGGTCTTGGTATTCCGGTTCTCTGGCTTGCTCCGCGAACCTTCGACGACATTGCGATGGCAGTATCGGATCTGGCGTTGCTCACGGGCTCACCGGATCTCGGGAATGATCGGGCCGAAGCGTTTCGCGCAGAAATGGCCGGGCTGAAAGCCCGGTATGCCGATGCCAGACCGGTCAGGGTGTTCTATCAGATATGGGACCAGCCCCTGATGACCGTGAACCGGGAAGAACTGATCAGCAAAGCCATAACCCTGTGCGGCGGCGTGAATGTGTTTGGCGAGCTGCCACGGCTGGTGCCCCGGATCAGCCGGGAGGCGGTGCTCGAAGCCAACCCCGAAGCCATTATCACGGCCGGCTCGTCGGATGACAGGCAATGGCTTGAGGCCTGGCGAGAGTTCCCGGGCCTTGCCGCGGTAGCCTCAGGCAACCTCTTCCTGGAACCACCCGATCTGCTGGCGCGCCCCACGCTACGTATGGCAGACGGCGCCAGGCACCTGTGCCAGACCCTGGAGCAGGCCCGTGCCAATCTCTAGCCCGTACAAACCGCTTTTTGTTCTGCTGCTGGCAGGGTTTATGGCGGCTCTGCTTTCCGTCAGTATCGGCAGCACCGCCATCGGTTTTGAAGACACTTTGCGAGTGATAACCGGCAGTGGCACTGAACTTCAGCAAACGCTGATTCTTGAATTGCGTCTGCCCCGCACCCTGAGTGCCTTTGCAACAGGCGGTTTGCTGGCCGTAGCCGGGGCTTTGATGCAGGTGTTGTTGCGAAATCCCCTGGCCGATCCTTACGTGCTCGGGTTGTCTGGCGGTGCCGCCGTGGGCGCGTTATTGGCCATGCTGGCCGGCGCTGCCGGTTTCCTGGTGTCCGGCTCCGCGTTTGCCGGTGCCATGCTGGCCACCTTGCTGGTGTTTGGTCTGGCCCACGGCAGTGGCAGCTGGACGCCCTCGCGGCTGTTGCTCACCGGCGTGGTGGTTGCCGCCGGCTGGGGCGCCATCATCACACTGATCCTCTCGATGACCCCGGCCAGTCGATTACCGGGCATGCTGTACTGGCT
This genomic stretch from Marinobacter salsuginis harbors:
- a CDS encoding aldehyde dehydrogenase family protein; the encoded protein is MNELNRNYINGQWVSWAGDMIDVHEAGTGDVIARVPAAGADEMEQAIAAADAAFESWSESSLDERIKVLEQLHAGLKERAPEIAETVCREVGMPIKLATPIQAGMPAAVTKSYLKLLPDYPFTEQSGNSEVQYTPVGVVGCITPWNYPLHQVILKIVPAIAAGCTVVLKPSEIAPQTAFILAEILDGTDLPKGVFNMVCGYGHTAGDTLIKHPDVRMVSFTGSTRTGNLIAHAAADDFKRYALEMGGKSASVILPDADLAAAVKGTINNCLLNSGQTCTALTRMLVPADKHDEACELAAAAVAKMTPGNPLEETTRLGPLSSAQQRDKVIDYIKLGIEEGAKLVAGGPEAPEGCEKGYFVKATVFGNVKPDSRIAQEEIFGPVLCVIPYNDEAEAVKIANGTQYGLSGAVWSGDDAKAKKIASKLRTGQVFVNGGAFNPVAPFGGFGHSGIGREFGKWGLEEFLEVRSLQL
- a CDS encoding QsdR family transcriptional regulator encodes the protein MADKTVTRATPAEAFKRARRMWLKGERIHLAPLADELGIGRATLFRWVGNKDLLIGEILWSLYEPLWRQAMAETPGVGVDYIVGVYRRTNSTILNFEPLRRFINQDPEYALKILTSSQSILHTRTVETNTRMLKDQVAAGHIKPPMNIFSLSYFMIRLAESCLYSDIIAGREPREAELEDACTAVRILLGGKA
- a CDS encoding response regulator transcription factor, which translates into the protein MTRTVLIIEDNPGIGELVRMQVSDLGMKAVLMDRGDTGLERFREGGIDLVILDLMLPGLDGLAVCREIRACPGYVPVLMLTAKSTELDRVLGLEMGADDYLTKPFSVAELAARIKALFRRVDALSQGSSASKEVEEIQVDGLKIDPVRRRVFVDEKEVDLTAREFDLLWHFASHRGRVFSRAQLLDAVWGYNHEGYEHTVNTHINRLRNKIEADPAEPRYVQTVWGVGYRFMD
- a CDS encoding sensor histidine kinase — protein: MALSVFRTLYARLAIGLFLLLLVVGGLFTFLSLSSVREYSAAVNQQLNRDLARNLVSDRNLVTDGELNRDALKQLFELYMTINPSIEIYLLDTDGNILSYSADPAKIKRNRVSLQPIRTLIENPNAYPLPGDDPRSHDRRKVFSVTPVPSAENLSGYLYVVLRGEEYDLAESMVHSNRLLQMGAGALAVSLFVGLLAGLVFFRLLTRRLSRLTERVESFEREMSPESTSAVAGKGDDIDYLAARFDQMAQRIVAQLDLLKHKDAQRRQLVAQVSHDLRTPLASIQGYIEALRLKQGTLGADERARFLDVALAESHRLGRLVEELFELAALDAREKQPKTEPFVVAELLHDVVQKHQPEAERAGVELSIVSVAPVQVLADIAMTERVLDNLISNAISHSPKNSAITLGVVEGEGGAAITVADAGPGINDEDLEHIFEPFYQATGASRTGHAGLGLAIAQRMVSLQQGKLSVRNAGGAVFTVWLPLAAEKSTTL
- the msrB gene encoding peptide-methionine (R)-S-oxide reductase MsrB translates to MKRKIVGIFSALALVSVAGLLTTNAVAEKSESQMSKYAPDQPGLAVATFAGGCFWCVEAGYEKRVPGVVEAVSGYAGGEEANPSYKQVASGQTGHTEAVQVYYDPNEMTYEGLLQALWRMMDPTDNQGQFVDRGQQYRPAIFYHNAAQKRLAEEAVAELEASGVYEKPVVIEIVPFEKFYEAEEYHQDYYDKNPVRYNFYTFNSGRYQFIEKVYGEDYELDYTRFQENATVDASDNLVGSDSGNKQSGQMGSGFDQESFEKPSQEALKQRLTDMQYEVTQEDGTEPAFNNKYWDNKKPGLYVDIVSGEPLFSSRDKYKSGTGWPSFTRPITPDAVVEREDNSFFMTRTEIRSVHADSHLGHVFNDGPAPTGLRYCMNSAAMDFIPLEQMAEAGYGKWIDDVKPAS
- a CDS encoding 3'-5' exonuclease, producing the protein MSSEEQAGNSVTRLPWPEQFEALAEQSKSPILKAFYESGCVSPETPMSDVPFVALDFETTGLDASQHSIVSIGLVPFTLDGIQLGKARHWIVRPKLPLHQTSITIHGITHSDIDQAPDMKDILKDLFACLNGRIPVVHYRNIERSFFDVALQWRLGEGIRFPLIDTMAIEAHLHPDRNPSRWQRLLGKKPVSIRLADSRLRYGLPHYAAHNALIDAVATAELLQAQVLHHFSRETRIGDLWL
- a CDS encoding putative nucleotidyltransferase substrate binding domain-containing protein is translated as MQAELVDIRNHMAQYPPFDEMTEELLDRVVGDIEVVYFKAGSQILELGDPSSWLFYVRSGAVEIYRRTGELYNRISEGEVFGQFGLLMNRKVRFPAKALEDVLLYKIPYDTFQYLWENDDNFADFVEIEDRSRLRSAVSRREKSNQLMTSKVTRLISREPVSAPHTVRLQEAARIMTEHGVSALLLMDEEGDKPLLKGIITDRDLRTRALSEALASETPISEIMSEDLITIRSNIFIFEAMLTMLHNNVHHLPVMDGDEVRGVIALSDIVKYESQSSLYLVSNIYHQQDVKGLKKISLDVRDSFVRMVNEDANSHMIGSAMAGIGRSFTQRLLALGEEKLGPPPVPYCFMALGSMARDEQLVVTDQDNAMILDDSFVPEEHDEYFLALAKFVSDGLAECGYTYCTGDIMATNQKWRQPLRVWKDYFTDWIDNPKAEALLNSNIFFDLDGIYGETDFAEQLKTLVAEKASNSQRFLAMLARNALNRTPPIGFFRTFVLEEDGKHQKTFNLKRRGTAPLSDLIRVHALACGSRAQNSFERLKAIGNTKLLLEDDLGNLRDALEFISIVRIRHQALAIEADRQPDNNVRPEDLSPFERSHLKDAFQVVSGAQKFLKFRYHATVARNV
- a CDS encoding TonB-dependent receptor plug domain-containing protein, with the translated sequence MFRIQCPVLLAGVSLAALPLAVSAQSSPESDALDPIVVTATLGPKTVGESLSSVTVIEKEDIDRQQPAEFRDLLRAQPGINVVSDGSYGKTTSVFLRGAGSSGTVLLLDGIRLRSASAGIPPWQFLPPELMERVELVRGAKSSLYGADAVGGVIQAFTLEPEAGRQGWGELKGGSHETREVTAGMAGREGRSSFLAGGVYSDTDGTNLRAGGEDKGFRNAGGLAKLSHSFDQGGGAGLTVFQSEGNTEFEGGDTDFLIRAMGLHLEAVASDYWRTRIQFSEARDEQDTFGANPSTFDTLSRSARWENTLTAGVHELVLGTEVMLDEVDGTSNFTEDSRTNSAVFGQGRLNFDATDLMLSLRLDDNEAYGKEETGGVAFGHQLDRAHRFRLSYATSFRAPTFNDLYLTVPFYTGNPELDAEEGQMVEAGFSGRYDQWYWDIALYQNDVKDLITYVSDPVTFEGTMENVETARIRGVEVSSGIETADWNLAAAVTYADTENRDTGARLPRRAEKNLRLDIDRLFSQWSVGASFIAESDRYNDAENTSLLPGYGTVDLRAAWNFQPGWSASFKVDNVLDRRYATSIGYDSATFAPFDYLAAGRTFMASVRYDFQQ